The following are encoded together in the Equus quagga isolate Etosha38 chromosome 1, UCLA_HA_Equagga_1.0, whole genome shotgun sequence genome:
- the GABARAPL1 gene encoding gamma-aminobutyric acid receptor-associated protein-like 1 translates to MKFQYKEDHPFEYRKKEGEKIRKKYPDRVPVIVEKAPKARVPDLDKRKYLVPSDLTVGQFYFLIRKRIHLRPEDALFFFVNNTIPPTSATMGQLYEDNHEEDYFLYVAYSDESVYGK, encoded by the exons ATGAAGTTCCAGTATAAGGAGGACCATCCCTTTGAATATcggaaaaaggaaggagaaaagatccGGAAGAAATATCCGGACAGGGTCCCT GTGATCGTGGAGAAGGCTCCTAAGGCCAGAGTGCCTGACCTGGACAAGAGGAAGTACCTAGTGCCCTCTGACCTCACTG TTGGCCAGTTCTACTTCTTAATCCGGAAGAGGATCCACCTGAGACCTGAGGACGccttattcttctttgtcaaCAACACTATCCCTCCCACTAGCGCTACCATGGGCCAGCTGTATGAG GACAACCATGAGGAAGACTATTTTCTGTATGTGGCCTACAGTGATGAGAGTGTCTATGGGAAGTGA